From the Rhizobium sp. ARZ01 genome, the window TCGCCGTTCGATGCCTGGTTTACAGGACTTTGAGGCGAGAAAGCGGCGGCGCGGTCACAATTTCGGGGCAACTACTCCAGAAGCGGCGACCAGGCAGGGTCGGAAGCGAAGCCGTTCGTCGGGATCTGCTGCTCGTTGTAGCCGGTCAGGTCGATCGAAAAGAGCTGCGGTCCGCCGCCGCCGGCATTCTGGCGGAAGAACATCAGCACGCGGCCGTTTGGTGCCCAGGTCGGGCCTTCGTTGTGGAAGCCCGATGTCAGGATGCGCTCGCCCGAACCGTCGGTCTTCATCACGCCAATCGAGAATTTGCCGCCTGATTGCTTGGTGAAGGCGATGAGATCGCCGCGCGGCGACCAGACCGGCGTCGAGTACGAACCGTCGCCGAAGGAAATTCGGTTCTGGCCTGAACCGTCGGCGCTCATCACATAGAGCTGCTGGCGCCCGCCGCGGTCGCTTTCGAAGACGATCTGGTTCCCGTCCGGCGAATAGGAGGGGCCGGTGTCGATCGCAGCCGTCGACGTCAGGCGGGTGGTCGTGCGCGAGCGCAGGTCCATGGTGTAGATGTTGGCGTTGCCCTCCTGCTGGAGGCTCATGATCACCCGCTGGCCGTCCGGCGAAAAGCGCGGGGCAAAGGTCATGCCGGGGAAGTTACCGACGACTTCGCGCTGCCCGGTCTCGAGTTGCAGCAGGTAGACCCGCGGCTGCTGGCCCTCGAAGGACATGTAGGTGATTTCCTGGCGGCTCGGCGAGAAGCGCGGCGTCAGGACAAGCTCGTTGGAGTTGGTCAGCGCACGCGCATTGGCGCCGTCCTGGTCCATGATGGCGAGCTGGCGCTTGCGCGCGTTCTTCGGGCCGCTCTCGGCGACATAGACGACGCGGGTGTCGAAGTAGCCCTTCTCACCGGTGATGCGCTCATAGATCGCGTCCGCGATGATATGGGCGACACGCCGCCAGTTCTCCGGCTGGGTGTAGAACTGCTGGCCGGTCATCTGCTGGCCGGCAAACGTGTCCCACAGGCGGAACTCGGCGCGAAGGCGGCTGCCTTCCTGCGCCACACGGCCCGTGACGAGCGCCTGCGCGTTGATGACCTTCCAGTCCTCGAAGCGCGGCGGCTGATCGGGATTGGAGATCTTCTCGATGAAGGCCTGCTTGCTGACCGGGGCGAACAGGCCGGAGCGCTTCAGGTCGGCCGCGATCACGTCGGTGATCTTCTGGCCGAGATCGCCACCGGCGATAAAATCGGTCACCGCGATCGGCAGTGGCTCGACATTGCCCTTGTTGACATTGATTTCGACGAGCGCCATGGCCGGCGACACGGTCGCGGCAAGGCCGGTCAACCCGGCGGCAGAATGGAGAAAAGTGCGTCTCAACATGCTTTCTAGGCCTTCCTAGGGTTCATGCCTTCCGGCATCACATCATTTCGCTCGGATCGAAGTTCACCACGACTTCGCTCCAGGCATCGTATTTGTCTTTCGGCAGCTTATCGAAGGGTGCCGACTTTAGGATCGCGCGGCGCGCACCGCCAGCAAGCGCCCGGCGTGCCGGTTCCGAACCGCCGGTCGCAACGACGTCCGGCTCGCCGATGATATTGCCGTCCTGATCGAGCTGCATGGTCACCTTGATCCGAACTTCGGTCGCGTCCGCCATGCCGGGGATGATCGACCAGTTGTTCTGGATCAGGCCGCGCAGCGCATCCATCTCGCTCATCGACAGCTTCGAGCCGCCGGTCGTCTTCTTGCCGCCGAGCGCGGCGGTTTCCGCCGAGCGCTTCGCGCCGCCGCCCTTGCTTTCGGTCTTGTTGAGAAGGGCAGCCACCTCGTCGGCGTTGAAGTCGCTCTCCTTGGCGGAAGCGGACTTCTTCTGCTCCTTCTTCTTTTCCTCGTTCTTGCGATCCTCGGTCTTGGCTGTCTGCGCTTGAGCGGGCTTCGGCTTCACTTCGGGAACGGGGCCGGTTTCCGGCAACGCTTCGGCTTCCGCGACCTCAGCCGGCGCCTCTTCGGTCGGCTTTTCTTCCGGCTTGGCGTCGGGCTTCACATCCTGCTTCGGCTCGGCCTTCGCCACTTCCGTGGCAGGCGTCGTCGCAGGCTCGGTCTTCTGCACCTCTTCCACCGGCTCCTTCGCCGGCTCGGGGGTCGGAATGGCCTTTTCGGATTTCGGGGGAGCGGCCGCCGTCTCGGCGTTCTGCGGCTTCTTGTCCGGCGTCGGCGGCGTCTTCATGTCGATATCGTTGTCGCCGGCATTTTCGGCATTTTCGACGACATCCTGGCGCTTTGTCGGCACCGGGGCCGACTTCTCCGCCATAGGCGCCTTCTTGTCGCCCTGCTGGATCTGCGTCAGTTCCTCGATCGGCACGATGTCGACCGGCATCGCCTCGACGTCTGCGACGTCGAAACTTTCCGGACTGCCAATCGAGACCAGTGCCAAGGTGAGCACCAGTACATGCAATGCGGCGGATGTGGCGAGGCTGCCCTTCATCGCGGTCTGATCAATTATCCGGTTTCTGCTCGGTGACGAGGCCGATATTCGTGAAGCCCGCCTGCTGGATACGCGACATCACGTCCGCGATTACGCCGTAAGGGGCTGCTCCATCACCGCGAACGAAGATGCGCTCTGTGTAGCCGGTCGTGGCCACTGCTTCGAGCTTGGCCGCGATCTCCTCGACCGGGATCGCCGTTTCCTGCAGGAACACAGCGCCGTCAGCCTTCACCGATACGGTGATGGGTTGGGTTTCGGCGTTGAGCGCCTTGGCAGACGTCTTCGGCAGGTCGAGCGGCACGCCGACGGTCATCATCGGAGCGGCCACCATGAAGATGATGAGGAGCACGAGCATGACGTCGACGAACGGCGTCACGTTGATCTCGCTCATGACGCCCTTGCGACCGCCGCGCCTGCGACGTCCACCGCCGCCCTTTCCTCCACCGACTGACATGCCCATGGCTTCGTCTCCTGCTTAGGCTCGGTCGATCACTGTGCCGCCTGGCGCGGCTGCAGCTTCTCGTCGATCTGGCGCGAAAGGATGGCGGAGAATTCGTCGGCGAAACCTTCCATGCGCCCGGTCAGCTTGCCGGCGTCGGCCATGAACTTGTTGTAGGCGATAACGGCCGGGATAGCGGCCAGAAGGCCGATCGCGGTGGCAAGCAGCGCCTCGGCGATACCGGGCGCCACGACCGCAAGGTTCGTCGACTTCGATCCGGCGATCGCCTGGAACGAGGTCATGATGCCGACGACCGTACCGAAGAGACCGATGAACGGGCCGGCGGAGCCGATGGTCGCAAGCGAGCCGAGACGGGCCTCCAGCGCTTCGGATTCGCGCGCCAGCGTCACGTCCATCGCCCGGTCGATGCGCATCTGCAGGCCGATCGGCGAACGCGCTCCGCGCTCGAAGCTCTTCTTCCATTCGCGCATGGCGGCGACGAACATCGCGCTCATGCCGGAGGTCTGCCGGTCGGAAAGAGTGCGGTAGAGCTCTTCGAGCGACTGCCCGGACCAGAACACCTGCTCGAAGCTGTCGAGCTGCCGGCGGGCTCTGCCGAACGCCAACGTCTTGTCGACGACGATCGCCCAGGTCCAGACCGATGCCGCGATCAGCCCGATCATGACCAGTTTCACGACAAAGCCGGCCTGCATGAAGAGCGACCAGAGGCTCACATCAGCCGTTGCTGCCAAACCTACCTGTTCCATAGACTTCTGTCCCCGAATCCAAACACCCGGCACGGGCCATGGCCATCGCACCGGGTCTTCATCCTTGCCGGGCCGGCATCCGATGGGAGTTTCGGATCTGCCGAGCCGGCTCTTCGCAAACCTTTGGAGCTGGCGGGTCGAATGTGTCCGCAACCGCTCCGCGTTTCCGTCAAGAATGTCCGGTTGATGTCACCGGCTGCCACGCCGATCTAACGCCTTCAACTGCCTTCTTGCCGTCAATTTTGGTTAAAGGATGACGTGCAGTGCACAAAATCCAGTGCTTCGAGTAAGACATCATTATGGTTAAGGGAGTATTACCGGGCGTAACCGAAATCTTGCTCCGGCAGTTTCATGCGCATGGAACCTAACCTTCGCCGGCGCATTTTCCCCGCCGTGGCCCTCACCGCCGGTCCGTCGACGTCACGCGATGAACCGGTGCGAATCACCCACCGTTTGAGGAAATGCAGTTTCGGGCTATAGTTTTTTTCGAAATGCCTGGCCTCACGCAGGAGGTGCAGCATCCGGCGACCTCCGCTCCATCAGGAGACGACGACATGGTTTCTCGGGCAATGTGGAAAGGACAGCTTCGGTTGTCGCTTGTATCGATCCCCGTCGAACTCTACAGCGCCACCAAGTCCGGCGGACGCACCTCGTTCCGGCAGATCCACAAGCCGACGGGCAAGCCGATCCACTACGAGAAGGTGGTCGAGGGGCTGGGTGCGGTGAAGGAGGACGACATCGTCAAGGGCTACGAGCTCGACGACGGCAAGTATGTCCTTCTGCAGCCGAAGGAAATCGACGCAATCAAGCTCGACACGAAAAAGACGCTGGAACTGGTACAGTTCGTAGGCGCCGACGAGATCGGGCCGATGTATTTCGACAAGCCCTATTATCTCATTCCAGCAGACGATCTCGCCGACGACGCCTATCAGGTCGTGCGCGATGCGCTGCGCAAATCCGGCAAGACGGGCATCGGTCAGTTGACGATGCGCGGACGGGAATACCTCGTCGCGGTTCGCCCCTACGAGGACGGCCTGCTGCTCGAAACGCTCCACTACGCCAACGAACTGCAGAAATCCGATCCGCTCTTTGCCGGAATACCGAAGAAGAAAGCCGATAAGGATCTTCTTGATGTCGCCACCCAGTTGATCGAACGCAAGACCGCTCCCTTCGATCCGTCCGCCTTCAAGGACCACTACGAGGATGCGCTCAAGGAACTTGTGCAGCGCAAGATGAAAGGCAAGGCGATCACCCTGGATGAGGCCGCGGAGCGCCGCGCCGCCACCGGCGGCAATGTCGTCGACCTGATGGCCGCGCTAAAGAAGAGCCTCGAAGGCAGCGGCGGCCCGGCAAAGAAAGCCAAGCCGGCCGCCAGCCGCCCGCCCAAATCGGCGTGAGGTCGGCATGGCGACGCCTCACGAAAGCCTCAAGGAGTACAACCGCAAGCGCGATTTTTCGAAGACCACGGAACCAAGGGGCGAGGTTGCGCGCAGGTCGAAGAGCGGTCTCAGCTACCTCATCCAGAAGCACGCCGCGACACGACTGCACTACGACTTCCGACTCGAATTGGACGGCGTGCTGAAAAGCTGGGCTGTGACGCGCGGGCCAAGCCTCGATCCGGAGGACAAGCGCCTCGCCGTGCGCACCGAGGATCATCCGATGGCCTATGGCGACTTCGAGGGGACGATCCCAAAGGGCGAGTATGGTGGCGGCACGGTCATGCTCTGGGACGTCGGCCATTGGGAGCCACTGGAAGACCCGGACGAAGGCTTGAAGGAGGGCAAGCTGAAATTCCGCCTCTACGGCCGCCGCCTCACCGGCAGCTGGACGCTCGTCCGCATGAAGCCGCGCCCGGGCGAGAAGCACGAAAACTGGCTGCTCATCAAGGAGCGCGACGCGGAGGCCTCCAACGACGGTGAGAGCTTGCTGGCGGAAAACGACACAAGCGTCGTCACCCGGCGAACGATGGCGGAAATCGCCGCCGGCAAAGACGAGACGAAGCGGCATGTCTGGCATTCGGACGAACCCGTCTCGGAGAACGTTCGCAAGGGAGCGCTCGCCCCCCTGCCCGGCCGCGTAAAAAAAAACTGAACTCCAAGGCCGCCGGACAGCCCGCCTTCCGCGCCCCGCAACTCGCGACGCTCAGCACCTCCGCGCCCGAGGGTGATGATTGGCTGAACGAAGTGAAGTTCGATGGATACCGCTTGATGGCTTCCATCGGCGGCGGCCTGGTCACCTGCTATACCCGCACTGGCCTCGACTGGACGGAGAAGTTTCCCGGTATCGCCGCAGCGCTCTCAGAACTCGAATGCGACAGCGCGCTCGTCGACGGCGAGGCCGTTGCCGCCAATGGTGAGGGCTCCCAGTTTTCCGCTTTGCAGAAGGCTTTGAAGCACGGTGGAGACACCGTGTTCTACGCCTTCGACCTCCTCCATCTGGACGGCAAGGACATCGGCAAGATGCCGCTCATCGAGCGCAAGGCGTTGCTGAAGTCGCTGCTGGCAGGCTCCGACGGCCGGATCCTGAAGTTCAGTGAGCACGTGCGCGGCCATGCGAGAGAGGTCTACCGCAGCATGTGCGGCGCAGGACAGGAGGGCATCGTCTCCAAGCTGGCCGACGCCTCTTACCGATCGGGCCGGGTCGGCAGCTGGCTGAAGATCAAATGCACGCGCCGGCAGGAGTTCGTCATCGGCGGCTACGCGCCATCGGACAAGCGCGGCCGCCCCTTCGCTTCGATCCTGCTCGGAACATACGAGAACGACCGCCTCGACTACCGTGGCCGCGTCGGCACCGGATTCAGCGACGAAACAATGGCCGAGCTTGCGGCGTTGTTTGCAAAGCGGGTGCGCAAGGCTTCGCCGTTTGCATCGGTGCCGGTCGAATACAGCCGAGGCGCGGTGTGGCTCGAACCGGATCTCGTCGCGGAAATCGACTTCGCCGAGTTCACAGATGACGGCCATGTCCGGCACGGATCGTTCGAAGGATTGCGCAGGGACAAGGAGGCACGAACCGTGGTTCTGGAACAACCGAAGAAGAGCACCGACAACGACGCTAAACAGCCCACCTCTCCGACCGGGCGCGCCGCGCCGAAGACGCGTACGCCGTCAAAGTCAGGGGAAGAAGGCAATATCGTCGCCGGCATCACGATCAGCCATCCCGAGCGCATCCTCTTCAAGGAGGACGATATTACCAAGCTCGATCTGGCCCGATACTACGAGGCAGTCGCCCCAAGGATGCTGCAGTACGCGGCCGATCATCCGGTTTCGCTGCTGCGTTGCCCCAGCGGCGACATTGCTCATTGCTTCTTCCAGAAGCATGCCGGCGACGGCTTTCCGAACGAGATCAAACAGATACCGATCCGGGAATCATCCGGCGAGACCGAGAGTTACATGACGATCACCGATGGGAAGAGCCTCGCCGCCGCCGTGCAGATGGGCACGATGGAGTTCCACATCTGGGGTGCGGCCGCCGACAAGCTGGAACAGCCGGACCGGATGATCTTCGACCTCGATCCGGACGAAAGCCTCGGCTTCGAGACTGTCAAAGACGCCGCGTTCGAACTTCGCGACGTTCTGGATGCGGTCGGGTTAAAGGCTGTTCCGATGGTGACCGGCGGCAAGGGCGTGCACGTCATCGTACCGCTTGCACCAAAGGCGGACTGGGACGACGTCAAGACCTTCGCCAAGGCGCTGTCGCAGCGGCTCGCCGATGCGCGACCCGAGCGTTATGTCACCACCATGTCCAAGGCCAAGCGCAAGGGCAAGATCTTCATCGACTGGCTGCGCAACGAGCGCGGCGCAACCGCCGTCGCGCCCTACTCGACCCGGGCCCGGAAAGGCGGACCAGTGGCCACCCCCGTAAGCTGGGAGGAGTTGTCCGCTCTCGAAGCCGCGAACGCCTTCACGATCCCCGTCGTAATGCTCCGCCTGACAGAGCCCGACCCGTGGTCGGAAACGCGCAAGTGGAAGCAGGCGCTGACTGACCGCATGGTCGCTGCAGTGGTCGGTTAGCATGTCTCCCGAAAGTGCGGACCGGTTTCGGGTCAGTCTTGGACGGCGCCTGCAGTTTCGAGGAACTGCACTGCCAGTCCCTCCGGCAGCCGCCGCGGCCGGCCCTTGGCATTGATGACGGCGATGATCACCTTCGCCGCGATCAAGGGCTGGTCTCCCCGGCGCACTTCCTGCTGGAGCACCATTTTCGCGCCGCCCGCCTTCTCCGTGCGGGTGAGGATCGTCAGGATGTCGTCCATCTTTGCCGGGGCCTTGAAGTCGATTTCCATCCGGTGAACGACGAACATCAGCCCTTCGGTGTCGCCCTCGATCGACAGCGCCCCCTGCTCCACGCC encodes:
- the tolB gene encoding Tol-Pal system beta propeller repeat protein TolB, with protein sequence MLRRTFLHSAAGLTGLAATVSPAMALVEINVNKGNVEPLPIAVTDFIAGGDLGQKITDVIAADLKRSGLFAPVSKQAFIEKISNPDQPPRFEDWKVINAQALVTGRVAQEGSRLRAEFRLWDTFAGQQMTGQQFYTQPENWRRVAHIIADAIYERITGEKGYFDTRVVYVAESGPKNARKRQLAIMDQDGANARALTNSNELVLTPRFSPSRQEITYMSFEGQQPRVYLLQLETGQREVVGNFPGMTFAPRFSPDGQRVIMSLQQEGNANIYTMDLRSRTTTRLTSTAAIDTGPSYSPDGNQIVFESDRGGRQQLYVMSADGSGQNRISFGDGSYSTPVWSPRGDLIAFTKQSGGKFSIGVMKTDGSGERILTSGFHNEGPTWAPNGRVLMFFRQNAGGGGPQLFSIDLTGYNEQQIPTNGFASDPAWSPLLE
- the tolA gene encoding cell envelope integrity protein TolA, translated to MKGSLATSAALHVLVLTLALVSIGSPESFDVADVEAMPVDIVPIEELTQIQQGDKKAPMAEKSAPVPTKRQDVVENAENAGDNDIDMKTPPTPDKKPQNAETAAAPPKSEKAIPTPEPAKEPVEEVQKTEPATTPATEVAKAEPKQDVKPDAKPEEKPTEEAPAEVAEAEALPETGPVPEVKPKPAQAQTAKTEDRKNEEKKKEQKKSASAKESDFNADEVAALLNKTESKGGGAKRSAETAALGGKKTTGGSKLSMSEMDALRGLIQNNWSIIPGMADATEVRIKVTMQLDQDGNIIGEPDVVATGGSEPARRALAGGARRAILKSAPFDKLPKDKYDAWSEVVVNFDPSEMM
- the tolR gene encoding protein TolR codes for the protein MGMSVGGGKGGGGRRRRGGRKGVMSEINVTPFVDVMLVLLIIFMVAAPMMTVGVPLDLPKTSAKALNAETQPITVSVKADGAVFLQETAIPVEEIAAKLEAVATTGYTERIFVRGDGAAPYGVIADVMSRIQQAGFTNIGLVTEQKPDN
- the tolQ gene encoding protein TolQ; its protein translation is MEQVGLAATADVSLWSLFMQAGFVVKLVMIGLIAASVWTWAIVVDKTLAFGRARRQLDSFEQVFWSGQSLEELYRTLSDRQTSGMSAMFVAAMREWKKSFERGARSPIGLQMRIDRAMDVTLARESEALEARLGSLATIGSAGPFIGLFGTVVGIMTSFQAIAGSKSTNLAVVAPGIAEALLATAIGLLAAIPAVIAYNKFMADAGKLTGRMEGFADEFSAILSRQIDEKLQPRQAAQ
- a CDS encoding Ku protein, which produces MVSRAMWKGQLRLSLVSIPVELYSATKSGGRTSFRQIHKPTGKPIHYEKVVEGLGAVKEDDIVKGYELDDGKYVLLQPKEIDAIKLDTKKTLELVQFVGADEIGPMYFDKPYYLIPADDLADDAYQVVRDALRKSGKTGIGQLTMRGREYLVAVRPYEDGLLLETLHYANELQKSDPLFAGIPKKKADKDLLDVATQLIERKTAPFDPSAFKDHYEDALKELVQRKMKGKAITLDEAAERRAATGGNVVDLMAALKKSLEGSGGPAKKAKPAASRPPKSA
- the ybgC gene encoding tol-pal system-associated acyl-CoA thioesterase — its product is MTNFDHALSGELTAEGHRLVQRVYYEDTDFSGFVYHARYLHFMERARTDYLRCLGVEQGALSIEGDTEGLMFVVHRMEIDFKAPAKMDDILTILTRTEKAGGAKMVLQQEVRRGDQPLIAAKVIIAVINAKGRPRRLPEGLAVQFLETAGAVQD